A section of the Nitrospirota bacterium genome encodes:
- a CDS encoding 50S ribosomal protein L9 — protein MKVILKEDVKGLGKLGEIVEVSVGYGRNFLLPHKKAAEATTHNIKSVERDKKAFDEKMKKDLHEVEELSKKIGELSVTISRQVGDGEKMFGSVTAADIAEAVEKEGITIDKRQIHLEKPIKELGLFHVPVKLHQEVSADLKVWIVKS, from the coding sequence AGTCATTTTGAAAGAGGATGTCAAAGGCCTGGGCAAGCTTGGGGAAATAGTTGAAGTTTCAGTTGGTTATGGTAGAAATTTCCTTCTGCCGCACAAAAAGGCGGCCGAGGCCACTACCCACAATATCAAGTCCGTAGAACGTGATAAAAAGGCCTTTGATGAAAAGATGAAGAAAGACCTGCACGAGGTGGAAGAACTGTCAAAGAAGATCGGCGAGTTGTCCGTCACAATATCAAGACAGGTGGGAGACGGGGAAAAAATGTTTGGGTCCGTTACTGCCGCAGATATTGCAGAAGCAGTTGAAAAGGAAGGAATAACCATAGATAAACGCCAGATACACCTTGAAAAACCAATAAAGGAGCTCGGGCTCTTCCATGTGCCGGTAAAATTACACCAGGAAGTATCTGCAGACCTCAAGGTCTGGATCGTCAAGTCTTGA
- a CDS encoding cytochrome c, translating to MSRLAKIAVASVAVAAFGLTMMATGSFAADPANGKKVFSANCVVCHGDKGDGHGPASATMNPKPRDFTSATEMKGIDDARLHKSISEGRPGTAMVGFAKTLKASDIDDVIAHIKSLLKK from the coding sequence ATGTCAAGATTAGCAAAAATTGCAGTCGCATCAGTTGCCGTTGCAGCATTCGGTCTCACAATGATGGCTACCGGGAGTTTTGCAGCAGACCCGGCTAATGGCAAGAAGGTCTTTTCTGCTAACTGTGTAGTATGCCACGGCGATAAGGGTGACGGCCATGGTCCGGCCTCAGCTACCATGAATCCAAAGCCAAGGGATTTCACGAGCGCAACAGAGATGAAGGGTATTGATGACGCAAGGCTTCACAAGAGCATCTCAGAAGGAAGGCCAGGGACGGCAATGGTTGGCTTTGCAAAGACTCTTAAGGCAAGCGACATTGATGATGTAATCGCACACATCAAGTCCCTCCTCAAGAAATAG